ATATTCTGGTCAGATTCTGATTCCACTATTTTCGAACATGAAACCACCGGCCAATCGATAATTTCTACCCAAAACTAGCAAAAAACGAGAAAACCAAACCACTagttatcattttaaaacaGTTATGGTTTTCAAACCCATTGGATCTAACCGGTTCAGTTTTGATTCTAATATTTTTTGAACTGTAAATCAGAGGTCAACCGCTAATTTTTGTCTAAAATAACAATACTCATGAAAAACAGGAAATTTTGAACCGAAATCCTCGATTACTTCCCCCGTCCGTAAAATGTTATtcagttttgtcattttggttcgTCCGTGAAAAGTTGTTCACTTTATTTCTTTTCCCTACTTTTGATAAATGAGCTCAATTTTCCACTGactttttacactcacattctattataaaactatagtATGTAAACGTGAATCACTTATTCCACTCAATTTTTCAAATcactttttttcccatttttcaAAACTCACGCTAAATCAAATTTGGATAATATTTCAttgacagagggagtatcattttatcggggAACTGTAAAACAAACTGTTAAGGTTCCACCTATAAATGCGTCCATGTCCCCCGCAATCGAACCGTGCAACCAAAGATGGGAGAAGAAAACTTCCAAGAATTCTACACAAAGTGGATCGGCGAGCAGCGCCAGCAAATCGGCATCCTCCTCCTCGCCTccaaatctccccaaatcgcCACCTCTTCTCCGCCTCTCTCCGTCTTAGTCACTCGCACCCTCGCCCACTACGAGGAATACTACGCCACAAAATCCAAATGCGCCAAAACCGACgtcttcctcctcctctccccGCCGTGGACCAGCCGCCTCGAGCACGCCTTCATCTGGATCGGCGGCTGGCGCCCCTCCGCCGCCTTCCACCTCCTCTACTCCAAGTCTGGCCTCCACCTCGAGGCCAGACTCTCTGGAGCTGGAGCTGCTGCTGAGGCAGAGGCTGATGATGACAGCCTCTGCCTCAGCGACCTCTCTGCGCACCAGCTGGGGCTCATTGACGAGCTGCAGCGGAGCACGGTGAGGGAGGAGAGGAGGATCACGGAGAAGGAGGCGAAGCAGCAGGAGACGGTGGCGGATGAGGAGAT
This sequence is a window from Salvia splendens isolate huo1 chromosome 5, SspV2, whole genome shotgun sequence. Protein-coding genes within it:
- the LOC121802583 gene encoding protein DELAY OF GERMINATION 1-like, which encodes MGEENFQEFYTKWIGEQRQQIGILLLASKSPQIATSSPPLSVLVTRTLAHYEEYYATKSKCAKTDVFLLLSPPWTSRLEHAFIWIGGWRPSAAFHLLYSKSGLHLEARLSGAGAAAEAEADDDSLCLSDLSAHQLGLIDELQRSTVREERRITEKEAKQQETVADEEMVELSGAHVVEEEEERVGLALKGKEEGFDKVLRSADRLRLETLKGVVGILSPMQAVHFLIAAAELHLSLHEWGMEKDERDGVQCNA